A genomic segment from Acyrthosiphon pisum isolate AL4f chromosome A3, pea_aphid_22Mar2018_4r6ur, whole genome shotgun sequence encodes:
- the LOC100164790 gene encoding TGF-beta-activated kinase 1 and MAP3K7-binding protein 1 isoform X2, giving the protein MVVQSIINLYLITIVVGLMIYQFVKYQYILGVGYLTRQRYDELGQRREELESEDISLRCCYDDAGVVWLYGLFNGHNGAESARFARDRIAAEILLGQLPTTEMDQAAKEIIQQSFLSVEATYLETIDNKLLQRASLLLQLPEGISHYDAYQQYPQIIEKLKELEEELSCGTGASIAILKNNRLYVANVGESRVLLCKTDKDDVLRVIQPTVDHNLTNLDEVMRLTNLGLKIADGKINGNRMIGNQSSTRCLCNYMIKGAYKDYDELSAASTEPIIAEPHIVGGISIDSSYRFMMIASPGLLKTLEEATGTNQVNKELALLVVEQLRVQSTLTGVAQAVVDHIARIYHDTYEAQDNATGATRPNIMLMIRNFNFAMPNAITEQQHSWNGSYDQDTAINLTETTTSTSTDPSSGSIKAILPYVDFSEFNTNVDKAKAQGKLPSNINFFYE; this is encoded by the exons ATGGTGGTCCAgagtataataaacttatatttaattacgatCGTAGTTGGACTGATGATTTACCAGTTTGTAAAGTATCAG TATATTTTAGGTGTAGGATACCTAACTCGTCAAAGATATGATGAATTAGGTCAACGCCGAGAGGAATTGGAATCTGAAGATATCAGTCTTCGATGTTGTTATGATGACGCAGGTGTTGTATGGTTGTATGGACTTTTCAATGGACACAATGGGGCAGAGTCGGCTCGGTTTGCTCGTGATCGTATTGCTGCAGAAATTTTGTTAGGCCAGTTACCTACAACTGAAATGGACCAAGCTGCTAAAGAAATAATTCA acAAAGCTTTCTTTCGGTTGAGGCAACTTATCTTGAaactattgataataaattacttcaaaGAGCAAGTCTACTACTTCAACTTCCTGAAGGGATATCACATTATGATGCTTACCAACAATATCCGCAAATT atagaaAAATTAAAGGAACTTGAAGAAGAATTATCGTGTGGTACTGGGGCATCTATAgcaatacttaaaaataatcgtTTGTATGTTGCAAATGTTGGAGAAAgtcgtgtattattatgtaaaactgATAAAGACGATGTATTGAGAGTGATACAGCCTACAGTTGACCATAACTTGACAAATTTAGATGAAGTGATGAGGCTGACAAATCTTGGACTCAAAATTGCTGATGGAAAGATCAATG GTAATAGAATGATTGGAAATCAATCATCGACAAGATGTTTATGTAATTACATGATAAAAGGTGCCTATAAAGACTATGACGAACTTAGTGCAGCTTCAACTGAACCAATTATAGCTGAACCTCATATTGTTGGGGGTATATCTATTGATTCATCGtacag ATTTATGATGATTGCTTCTCCAGGTCTACTGAAAACTTTAGAAGAAGCCACGGGAACTAATCAAGTGAACAAGGAGTTAGCGCTATTAGTAGTTGAACAA ttAAGAGTGCAGTCTACATTAACTGGTGTTGCTCAAGCTGTTGTAGATCATATAGCTAGAATATATCATGATACTTATGAAGCACAAGATAATGCTACTGGAGCTACTCgtccaaatattatgttaatgataCGCAATTTCAATTTTGCAATGCCTAATGCAATCACCGAACAACAACATAGCTGGAATGGCTCATATGATCAAG ataCAGCTATAAACTTGACTGAAACTACAACATCAACTTCAACCGACCCATCTAGTGGTTCAATCAAAGCTATACTGCCGTATGTTGATTTCAGTGAATTTAACACAAACGTCGATAAAGCTAAAGCACAAGGCAAGCTTCCTTCAAATATCAACTTTTTCTatgaatag
- the LOC100164790 gene encoding TGF-beta-activated kinase 1 and MAP3K7-binding protein 1 isoform X1, which translates to MPTILDGGPEYNKLIFNYDRSWTDDLPVCKVSGVGYLTRQRYDELGQRREELESEDISLRCCYDDAGVVWLYGLFNGHNGAESARFARDRIAAEILLGQLPTTEMDQAAKEIIQQSFLSVEATYLETIDNKLLQRASLLLQLPEGISHYDAYQQYPQIIEKLKELEEELSCGTGASIAILKNNRLYVANVGESRVLLCKTDKDDVLRVIQPTVDHNLTNLDEVMRLTNLGLKIADGKINGNRMIGNQSSTRCLCNYMIKGAYKDYDELSAASTEPIIAEPHIVGGISIDSSYRFMMIASPGLLKTLEEATGTNQVNKELALLVVEQLRVQSTLTGVAQAVVDHIARIYHDTYEAQDNATGATRPNIMLMIRNFNFAMPNAITEQQHSWNGSYDQDTAINLTETTTSTSTDPSSGSIKAILPYVDFSEFNTNVDKAKAQGKLPSNINFFYE; encoded by the exons atgcccACTATACTCGATGGTGGTCCAgagtataataaacttatatttaattacgatCGTAGTTGGACTGATGATTTACCAGTTTGTAAAGTATCAG GTGTAGGATACCTAACTCGTCAAAGATATGATGAATTAGGTCAACGCCGAGAGGAATTGGAATCTGAAGATATCAGTCTTCGATGTTGTTATGATGACGCAGGTGTTGTATGGTTGTATGGACTTTTCAATGGACACAATGGGGCAGAGTCGGCTCGGTTTGCTCGTGATCGTATTGCTGCAGAAATTTTGTTAGGCCAGTTACCTACAACTGAAATGGACCAAGCTGCTAAAGAAATAATTCA acAAAGCTTTCTTTCGGTTGAGGCAACTTATCTTGAaactattgataataaattacttcaaaGAGCAAGTCTACTACTTCAACTTCCTGAAGGGATATCACATTATGATGCTTACCAACAATATCCGCAAATT atagaaAAATTAAAGGAACTTGAAGAAGAATTATCGTGTGGTACTGGGGCATCTATAgcaatacttaaaaataatcgtTTGTATGTTGCAAATGTTGGAGAAAgtcgtgtattattatgtaaaactgATAAAGACGATGTATTGAGAGTGATACAGCCTACAGTTGACCATAACTTGACAAATTTAGATGAAGTGATGAGGCTGACAAATCTTGGACTCAAAATTGCTGATGGAAAGATCAATG GTAATAGAATGATTGGAAATCAATCATCGACAAGATGTTTATGTAATTACATGATAAAAGGTGCCTATAAAGACTATGACGAACTTAGTGCAGCTTCAACTGAACCAATTATAGCTGAACCTCATATTGTTGGGGGTATATCTATTGATTCATCGtacag ATTTATGATGATTGCTTCTCCAGGTCTACTGAAAACTTTAGAAGAAGCCACGGGAACTAATCAAGTGAACAAGGAGTTAGCGCTATTAGTAGTTGAACAA ttAAGAGTGCAGTCTACATTAACTGGTGTTGCTCAAGCTGTTGTAGATCATATAGCTAGAATATATCATGATACTTATGAAGCACAAGATAATGCTACTGGAGCTACTCgtccaaatattatgttaatgataCGCAATTTCAATTTTGCAATGCCTAATGCAATCACCGAACAACAACATAGCTGGAATGGCTCATATGATCAAG ataCAGCTATAAACTTGACTGAAACTACAACATCAACTTCAACCGACCCATCTAGTGGTTCAATCAAAGCTATACTGCCGTATGTTGATTTCAGTGAATTTAACACAAACGTCGATAAAGCTAAAGCACAAGGCAAGCTTCCTTCAAATATCAACTTTTTCTatgaatag